DNA sequence from the candidate division TA06 bacterium genome:
TATAAGTATTCCTGTAGCCCGAGTCGCTGGAGTAAGAGCTTATGCCAAAGCCGCCGCCGATGCCGGCATTGATGTTGACTGCGCCATTAGACACCAAGGTTTTTTCGATGGCCAGTTCCAGGCCGAAGCTGTTGGTGCTCGCTTTGGCATCATCGTAAGTAGTATGCTTCCGGTTATTGGCCAGACCGCTGGAATCGGGATCCTGCTTGGTGGTTTCGCTGGTAAGGCCGAAGGTAACGACCGGGCGCAGGGCCAGGCCGGGGGAAAGATAGTACTTCAGACCGAAACCGCCATTGTACAGGCCGGCGTTCACAAAGGCCGCATTGAACAACAGCGCCTTGTCGCCTTGTTCGGTTCCCTTGGATGCGTCAATCGCGTAGGCTGAGGCAGCGATGGCCAGGACCGCAAGGATGAGCAGGGTTTTCTTCATGTTGGTTGGTACCTCCGTTAAGGTTAAAAGTTTATCTGATAATTGAGTTAAGAGTAACACATTATATTGCGGCTTGTCAATAAAAAAATGATGTTTTTAAAACATTTTTTACCTGCTGGCAAGAGGGTCAGATCCTCTTCATTTGTCCGTCAGGGCCGCCAGGCCGGGCAGGATCTTCCCTTCCAAGAATTCCAACGAGGCCCCGCCTCCGGTAGAGATATGGCTGATCCTGCCGGCCACCCCGGCGAGGTGCACGGCCGAGGCCGAGTCCCCCCCGCCGACGATGGACTTGGCCCCGGAGGCCGCCACCGCCTTGGCGATGGCGAATGTCCCCTTGGCGTATTCGGGAGTTTCGAATATGCCCATCGGCCCGTTCCAGACAATGGTCTTGGCCCCGGCAATGACCTTGTTGTATTCGGCAATGGTCTTGGAGCCGATGTCCACCCCGGCCAGGCCTTTTGGAATTTCTGCGCCCTCTTTAGGATTGACAAAAGTGAAAGTCGGCTTGCCCTTCTTGTCTGGCTCTCCTTCTTTCTTCTCGGCCGCGATGTGGTCCGAAGGCAGAAGGAACTTTATTTTTTGGGATTTTTTCAGTATCTCTCTGGCCATCTCCAATTTATCGTTTTCAACCAGCGACTCGCCGACGCTATGGCCTTGGGCCTTTAAAAAAGTATAAGCCATGGCCCCGCCGATCAGGATGGCGTCGGCCTTGGGGATCAGGTTCTCGATCACCGCGATCTTGTCGGAGACCTTGGCTCCGCCCAGGATGGCCACAAAGGGATGTTCGGGCTTTTCCATAGCGGCCGACAGGCAATCGATCTCATTTTCCATCAGGAACCCGGCGGCATTTTGTTTGAAGTGCTTGGTGATCCCTTCGGTAGAGGCATGGGCCCGGTGGGCCGCCCCGAAGGCGTCGTTGACGTAGAGATCGCCCAGTTGGGACAGTTGCTTGGCAAAAGCCGGATCGTTCTTCTCTTCCCCGGCATGGAAGCGCAGGTTCTCCAGCAAAAGGACCTCGCCCTCCTCCAGTTCCTGCGACATTTTCAGCGGCTCGGGGCCGCTGCAGTCCGGAGCGAACTTGACCGGCTTTTTCAGCAGTTCCGACAATTTTTCGGCTATGGGTTGTAGCGTGAACTGCATATTGACCTGACCTTCGGGCCGGCCCAGGTGGGACATCAAAATAACTTTAGCTCCGTGATCCATCAGATAGCCAATGGTGGGCAAAGCCCCGGCGATCCGGGAATCGTCCTTGATGGCTCCGGTCTTCT
Encoded proteins:
- a CDS encoding outer membrane beta-barrel protein, with the protein product MKKTLLILAVLAIAASAYAIDASKGTEQGDKALLFNAAFVNAGLYNGGFGLKYYLSPGLALRPVVTFGLTSETTKQDPDSSGLANNRKHTTYDDAKASTNSFGLELAIEKTLVSNGAVNINAGIGGGFGISSYSSDSGYRNTYTNNGVAIDYTEIYTTKTERSTTSFGGGILLGAEWFITEAISLGAEYQLSVSMSSEGKDESISTYSETTGGVVTSVTTTTNNPLTSTMDFGFQTIGLTLGIRF
- a CDS encoding phosphoglycerate kinase, whose translation is MKKLSIRDLDLKGRRALVRVDFNVPQDKKTGAIKDDSRIAGALPTIGYLMDHGAKVILMSHLGRPEGQVNMQFTLQPIAEKLSELLKKPVKFAPDCSGPEPLKMSQELEEGEVLLLENLRFHAGEEKNDPAFAKQLSQLGDLYVNDAFGAAHRAHASTEGITKHFKQNAAGFLMENEIDCLSAAMEKPEHPFVAILGGAKVSDKIAVIENLIPKADAILIGGAMAYTFLKAQGHSVGESLVENDKLEMAREILKKSQKIKFLLPSDHIAAEKKEGEPDKKGKPTFTFVNPKEGAEIPKGLAGVDIGSKTIAEYNKVIAGAKTIVWNGPMGIFETPEYAKGTFAIAKAVAASGAKSIVGGGDSASAVHLAGVAGRISHISTGGGASLEFLEGKILPGLAALTDK